AGCTATTACTCCGTGACTGTTAAACCCTTTGATGTGACTCCCGGCAATGCCTGCATAAACCGATCTGATTTCACATCCAGCCATGAGTTCCGCCTCTTCCAGGGCCTTTTTGATGGATTGCACAGTTTGCTCGATATTGACCACAACTCCCTTGCGCAGACCAGTGGAAGGACTTGTCCCTATACCAACCACATCTACCCCATCAGGTGATATCTCGCCCACAACCGCACAAATTTTTGTAGTCCCCAGATCCAGCCCTACGATCAAATCAGATTTGGCCATGATTCTATCCTTTAAAAGGTTAAAAGGTTTAAAGGCTAAAAAGCTAGGAGGCTAAAAGGTTTAGAGGCCAAGAGGTCAATTCTGGCTTCTCCACCTCTTCACCATTTTACCTTTTTATCTTTTAGCCATTACCTAAAACCTACCCATACCTGTCCGTTAAGAACATGGATTTTATTTACTTTGTTTAGCTCTCCCCTATTGCGCAAATCTTTCCAGACCAAGCTTAATTTATGCACATTTTCTAAAATTCCATCCATATCCAGGCTGAGCTTGAGCCGTGGTTTTTCCAAAAAAGCTTCCATCCTGTTTAAACTGGTCAAGTGTATCCCGGCCAAATCTTGCCAGGAAAAAGGGAACTTCTTCTTATCCAGCAAAGAAACTATTATTGGTAATTGCTCTTTAGCCCGCGTACATTGTGCATCTACATAAAGTACAGGTAGAGAAATAAAATTCTTGGGCAGCACCTCGGCTATACGCTCACCCAGCCGATTAGCATAAAAAAGCTTTTGGCCATATTTGACCCAAAAATAAGCTTGGCGTTCAACAATAGCGATCCTAATCTTGTCAGGTAGTTCCCGACGTACATAAACCTCTTTAATCCAAGGTTTTTTGGATAATTTATGTTGTAGTTCTGCAATGTTTAAGTCCAGAATATTCTGACCCAGGTTCAGCCCCAAGGAAGAAGTAATTTCTCCGTAAGTAAGGTGCTTACAGCCTTCTATTTCAATCTGTTTCAGGGCAAAATAATTACTACCTGTTACCAAACGATAACCATAGATAAGAGCCAGGCTTATGCCCGCTATAAAAACTAAACCAGCCACAATTTTCAGGCCCAATATGAAAATTGCCTTTACAAGCTCTACTAGGCCTTGCCTGACGTTACTCGAATTTTGTCGGTAACTTTTTACTCTGCTAACAGGCCTTTTTCTGGCCATGGCTTCTAGAGACATGGGACAACTTTAACCTCCATCTCCAAGGCAATTCCCCACATCTTACTCACTTTATTCTTGGCACACTCAATTAATTCCAGGGCCTGGCTAGTTGTCCCGTGACCGTAGTTAACCAGAAAATTAGCATGTAAAGCGGAAAAACCTACTCCTCCCAGCCGCTTTCCTCTAAAACCCGCTTGTTCCAATAACCACCCGGCTGAAACTCCCTTCACTCCTCCGTCAAAACCTTTTTTCTTCGCCAATAAGTTACTTTCCCGTGGGTTCAGGATTGGATTTTTAAACACACACCCTGCTGTAGCCTGAAGAACAGGTTGCGTTTTTTTTTTGCGCTCATACCAGGAGGCAATTCTCTTTTTGATCTCACCTGGATCATCTTTTCCAAGCCTTAAAATAGCACCTAAAATTAAATAAAACCCACTTGTTCTTTTTAATCTAAAATGTCGATAAGCTATGTGCGTATCCTCTCTATCCACCCAGAATATCCCCTGCTCAGGGACCCAGACTTTTGCCTTCTCTATTTTCGAACCTATTTCGACACCATGCGAGCCGGCATTCATGGCCACAGCCCCACCCACAGTTCCTGGTATCCCGGCCAATCCTTCAAGACCACTAAGACCTTTCTTTATGCACCAGCCCAAGAAGCGGGGTAAACTCAAACTCGCTGAAACTTCTACGAGAACCTCGTTTTCGCTTTCGTCCAGAATTTGGGGTGTTTCTCCCCCTGCCCATTTTATCAGGACCAAATCCACGTCTGCATCGCGAAACAAGACATTGCTCCCCCGCCCCAAAACAAAAGCCGAATCTTTTATCTCCGGCCAGACACGACCAAGTTCATCCAGATCAGAGCAAGAACGGGCCAGATAAAGCCTTCGCCCTCTGCCTCCGAGTTTTAATGTGGAAAATCTCTTTAACTCCGGTCTGTCTATAATTTGCATGAGCTTCCCAACTTCCTGATGAACGTATGCAATAGGCCCCTACTTCTCAGTTTCACCGCTTCCCTTCAAAAACTCTTCCCCTACTCTCCACACACTGCCTGCACCCAGAGTCAGAAACAAATCATTCGGTTTGAGTATCTCTGGCAGAGCCTTGGCCACAGCATCCAGGTCTTCAAAAAATATAACAGGAGTTCCGCTGACCTGCTTGATGCCTTGAGCCAGGCTGAGCCCATTTACTCCAGGGATGGGATCCTCCGAAGCCGGATAAATTTCTGTCAAAAGTAATAAGTCCACTTCTGAAAAGACACGACAAAAATCACCAAACAAGACCTTGGTCCGGGTAAACCTGTGTGGCTGAAACAGAACTACCAATCTTTTCTCCGGGTAACATTTACGAGCCGTTTCTAAAGTGACACGAATTTCAGTAGGATGGTGTCCGTAATCATCAACCACCAACACCCCGTCTAGCTCTCCTTTTTGCTCAAACCTTCGTCCTACACCGCCAAACAACTCAAGTCCTTTAATGATCTTCTCCTTGTCAATGCCTGCTTCTATGGCAATACCAATAGCAGCCAAGGCATTTAAAATATTGTGGCGACCTGGCTGGTTCAGACGGACACGGCCCCAATAGTTATCGAACATAAACACATCAAACTCTGACCCACGGCTACAATTTATGATTTCGGCCCGCAGATTATTTTTCGACCCAAATCCATAGGTAAGGACCGGTCTCTTGACATGAGGCAAGAGAGAATCAACCCCCGGATCATCTCCGCAAACCACATTGACTCCATAAAATGGTATCGAGTTCATAAATTGGACAAACGCGCCCTTGATTTCTTCAAGATCCTGATAATAATCCAAATGATCCGCATCCACATTGGTGACAATCGTCATAATGGGGAACAGACAGAGAAAAGAACCATCTGACTCATCCGCCTCGGCAATAAAAAACTCCCCAGTGCCTGGCAGGGCATTACTCCCATAAGAATTCAGACGACCACCAATAATTACAGTGGGATCCAACCCTGCTTCCTTAAAAATCGTACCCAAAAAAGAAGTGGTAGATGTCTTGCCATGCGTTCCAGCCACAGCAATACCGGTCTTTAAACGCATAAGTTCGGCCAGCATCTCTGCCCTGGGAATAATAGGAATCTGTTTTTCTCTGGCTGCTACAAGTTCTGGGTTGTCATCTTTGATGGCCGTAGATTTAACCACCACCTGGGCCTGCCGCAGATTATTCTGATCATGTCCGATATATATCTTAGCTCCCAGGCCTCGTAATCTGGCTACCTGCACACTTTCGCTCAGATCAGAACCGCTGACTTCATAGCCCAGGTTAAGTAATACCTCGGCAATCCCGCTCATGCCTGAGCCACCAATCCCGACCATATGTATTTTTTTTACTTTTCCCTGCATTCTTTTGTTTATTAGTTTAGTAGTTTAGTAGGTTATTGGTTAAATGGTTGATTAGTTTATTGGTTTATCTTGAAAGTCTTATTTCATACTCCCAGCATCCCTCTCACGCTGTAAGCTATTAACCAATCAACTAATCAACCAACTAACCGGCATAATTCCTCGACAATAATTTCAGCGGCATTGGGTCTGGCCAGACTTCTGGCTGCCCGGGCCATTTTTTCTAATTTATCAGGCGCACAGAGCAAGTCCTCGATAACTTGCGCCAGGTTAATTTCCTCCAGATAGCTCTGCACCAGAACCATTGCTGCTCCCGCCCTTTCCAATACTTTAGCATTGGTCAACTGGTGATTATGTGTGGCATAGGGGAAAGGAACCAAAATTGCTGGTTTAGCAGCAGCACAAAGTTCGGCCAGAGTCGTGGCTCCAGACCGGCAAAGAACAAGGTCGGCATAAGCATAAGCCTTGGCCATATCCTCAATAAAAGGCTCCACTTTAGCCTGTGGATATTTCCGGGCATAGACCTTGTTTACCTCTTCAAAATCCCTTTTCCCAGTCTGATGCCAGATCTCTATCCCCTGGGCCTTGAGTTGACTAAGACAGTCTGTAACCGCCTGATTTATAGCTCTTGCTCCCTGGCTCCCACCCAGGACAAGTAACCTTTTCCCCATGGCATGGGATAAAGTCTCTTTGGCTGCCAGAGAAACGATCTCCCCCCGGATCGGGTTACCACTTAAAATAACTTTATCCTCCGGGAAAAAACCATGTTCGTCCGGAAAAGTTAAAAACACCCTGTCTACCCGCTTGCCCAAGATTCTATTAGTCACTCCGGGAAGACTGTTTTGTTCATGAACGGCCGTAGGCAAACCCATCCATCTGGCAACCAGGACCGGAACAAAGCCAGCATAACCGCCAAAACCAATCACCACCTCTGGCTTAAAAGAACGCAAAAATAAAAATGACTTAATAAGGCTCTGACTGAGCCAAAAAACTGTGGCCAAAGACCTTATCCCCCTGCCAAGTACGCCCCTGGCCGGTAATCCCTTAAATTCCAGGCCAGCTTTTCGGGCCAGAGCCGCTTCCGGCCCTGATTCACCGCCCAAAAAGCAAATTTTACAGTCAGGATTTTGCTCTCGTATTTTCTCGGCCACAGCCAGGGCCGGGAAAATATGTCCGCCCGTGCCCCCTGTAGTTATAACCACTCGCTTAAGCATCTTAGTTAAATGGTTGATTAGCTAAATGGTTAAGTAGTTGAACAGTTGATTGGTTACTTGATTAGTCTTCAACCAATAAACTAATAAACCAATCAACCTGTAACCCATTAGCCTCTTGCCTTCTGCCTCTTTGAAAGATTCAGTAAAAAGCCTGCGCAAAAAAATGAAACTAACAGGTTACTTCCTCCATAACTAACAAAAGGCATGGGCACGCCCTTGGGGGGTACTGTTCCCAGAACCACGGCAATATTTAAAAGAGCGCCTAAAATCAAAATTAAGCCCAGACCAAAGGCAGCGAATCTGTCCTCCATCTCCTGCTGGTCACAGGAGATCCTGATTACCCGCCAGATAATGACCCCAACCAAAATAAAAACCAAGGAAAAGCCGACAAAGCCCAGTTCCTCACCCAAAACAGCGAGGATAAAATCATTGTGCGCTTCCGGTAGAAACAAGAGCTTCTGCCGTCCCTCTCCTAAACCCAGCCCCCACATTCCGCCAGAACCGAAACCATATAGGGATTGGACCAATTGATATCCACTGTCCTGGGCATCTTTGAAAGGATCCAAAAAGGCAAACCAGCGCCGAAAGCGATACGGAGATTGTACTATCAATACAAATCCTGTGGCCACAGCCAAGAAAGCAGAAGAAACCAGGTATACTAATCGTGTTCCTCCGATTAGACTCATAAAAAACAGTATCAGGGCTAAGTAGGCTGCACCCCCAAAATCCGGTTGAAGCATAAGCAATGCACACAAGGAGGCCGTGATTATAGTCGGGGGCAAAAAACCAACACTGAAAGTTTTGACCAATTCCTGCTTGTGCGAAAAAAAATAGGCCAGGTAAAAGACCAATGCCACTTTGGCCAGCTCCAGGGCCTGAATTGTCAGCGGCCCGAATTTAAGCCACCTTCGAGCACCACCCGCGCCATAACCCAAGGGGCTGAAGACAGTTAAACAAAGAAGTCCAAAGACCAAAATAAGCCAAAGATATTTTAATTTATAAAAAAATATTCTTGGAATCTTGATTGTGCAGGCCAAGACAATCAATCCGGCCAAGGTAAAAACAACCTGTTTCTTGATAAAATAAAATTTATCATCAAAAAATTTTTCAGCCATAATACTGCTGGCACTAAAGAGCACAACTAATCCCAAACCAGATAAGGCCAAGACAGCACCCAAAAGCCACAAATCAATGCCCGTACCTGAACTTCGCTTAATCCTTGCCCCTCTCATCTCCCTCTCGTCTTCTGGCCATTTTTTCCGTTACCTATTGTCCAGCCAGGCACGCTGGCATGCTTGCTTCTAACCATTTCCCTTGTCACGCACACAATCCAACACCAAACGTTGAAATTGCATTCCCCTGGCCTTGTAATCCGGAAACAGATCAAAGCTGGCCGTGCCTGGAGAAAGAAGAACAGTATCTCCTGGTTCTGCATCAACGACAATTTTACGTACTGCTTCCTCCAAAGTGGGAAACCACTCCATTTCCACCAGGTCGCCAAAGGCTTGGATAAAAATTTCTTTACTAGCTCCAAAAAGATAAACCTTACATACCTTTTCCTGCACAACTGGCCGAATTACTTTTAGATTCCCGCCCTTAAAAACTCCACCGGCCACAAGTCTTATAGGGCGGGGAAAAGTTTTTAAGGCCGACTTTACGGCGTCAACAGTGGTAGCCTTTGAGTCATCAACAAAAGTTATCCCTTTATGCTGAAAAAATATCTCCTGTCTGTGGGCCGGTGGGACAAAGTCCTGTATATTCTTTTCAAACTCACTTTCAGTAACTCCAAAATACTTACATGCCAGAAAAGCGGCCTCCAAATTCTCTTGATTATGTTCGCCCCTAAGCCTTGGACAAGAGAATCTGTCTTGGGGCACAAAATAAACTCTCCTGGCACGGGTAAATGAGCGCTTTTCAAGTTCGCCCTTTAGACTTAAAGGGAGAATGGCCAGATCCTGTTCATTTTGCCTGGCAAAAAGTTTTAACTTGGCTTCAAAATACTCTTGAATATCCTGATGATAATCCAGGTGATTGGGAGAGAAATTAAGGAAAATAGCTACCCGCGGATGGAATCCACTACAGTTTTCCAACTGAAAACTGCTCGCCTCCAGGACTAAAATCTCTGCTCTTCTCCCCTCCAAAAGATACTCGCTGAGCGGAGTACCAATATTACCACCGGTAAACACTACTTTTCCTGTCTTTTCCAGAACATGAGTGATGAGTAAGGTAGTGGTTGTTTTTCCATTGGTTCCGGTAACGGCAATTATGGGCTCGGACACAAACCAGGAAGCCAACTCCAACTCAGAGTAAACCTGGGCACCGGCTGGTATATGAGCCTGAATATTTCTTTTCTGGACTCCTGGACTCAATATAATTAAGTTCGCTCCTTTAAAATCTTCAGGTTTATGTTCACCAAACCTAAGGGCCCAACCATTTTCCTCAGCTAACTGCTTGAGCTCCTTAGAAAACCGGCTTTCGTCCTTTTCCAAAAGGCGAACCTCTGCTCCAAGCCTGGTCAAAAGCCTGGCCGCGGCCAGACCTGATCGTCCTGCGCCTACAACAACAGCCTGATGGCCGCGTAATTGTCCTGGATGAATTAACTCTTTCATAAATTTTAATGGTTATGGTCTCAACTTTCTGACATGATTAACATCCTCAAATTACTTCACAATTGAAGAGTGCATTTTCTGAAATGCATTACAAACGGGTTGGGTAACACATCTTGGCGAAGATTGCGGAAGCGCTGTGTATAGGGAGATTATTCCATCGAACTTTCGAAACCCATCATAACAACAGAAAAGGCATTAAATAATATTCTATTGACTAACCCCATTATGCACAGCCCGCAAGCAAGCCTTAGATGTGTCCAAGTTTTTGTTCGCATTGAAGAAAATGCGCTCGCAAATTAACTCAGAAAGTTGAGGTTATGGTGATGAAAAGGTAAAAAGGTGAAGAAGACAGAATAAACCTTTTTACCTTTTAACCACTTTATTCATTACTACCTCAATTTCAGGGTACTCAAAGCAACCAGAGCCAGGAGAATGGATAAAATCCAGAACCTGACTATTATCTTGGATTCGGGCACGCCCTTTAATTCAAAATGATGGTGCAGCGGGGCCATCCGAAAAATTCGCTTCCCCCCACTAAGCTTGAAGTAACCCACCTGAAGAATAACTGAGATTGTTTCTACAACAAACAAACCACCAACAATGACCAGAATCAATTCCTGCTTACAGAGCACAGCAATAAACCCAAGACAGCCGCCCAGGCTTAAACTGCCAACATCGCCCATAAAAATCTGAGCCGGATAAGCATTAAACCATAAAAAACCTAAGCCTGCCCCGACCATTGCTCCACAAAACACTGTGAC
This region of Desulfovulcanus ferrireducens genomic DNA includes:
- a CDS encoding cell division protein FtsQ/DivIB, which gives rise to MSLEAMARKRPVSRVKSYRQNSSNVRQGLVELVKAIFILGLKIVAGLVFIAGISLALIYGYRLVTGSNYFALKQIEIEGCKHLTYGEITSSLGLNLGQNILDLNIAELQHKLSKKPWIKEVYVRRELPDKIRIAIVERQAYFWVKYGQKLFYANRLGERIAEVLPKNFISLPVLYVDAQCTRAKEQLPIIVSLLDKKKFPFSWQDLAGIHLTSLNRMEAFLEKPRLKLSLDMDGILENVHKLSLVWKDLRNRGELNKVNKIHVLNGQVWVGFR
- the murB gene encoding UDP-N-acetylmuramate dehydrogenase produces the protein MQIIDRPELKRFSTLKLGGRGRRLYLARSCSDLDELGRVWPEIKDSAFVLGRGSNVLFRDADVDLVLIKWAGGETPQILDESENEVLVEVSASLSLPRFLGWCIKKGLSGLEGLAGIPGTVGGAVAMNAGSHGVEIGSKIEKAKVWVPEQGIFWVDREDTHIAYRHFRLKRTSGFYLILGAILRLGKDDPGEIKKRIASWYERKKKTQPVLQATAGCVFKNPILNPRESNLLAKKKGFDGGVKGVSAGWLLEQAGFRGKRLGGVGFSALHANFLVNYGHGTTSQALELIECAKNKVSKMWGIALEMEVKVVPCL
- the murC gene encoding UDP-N-acetylmuramate--L-alanine ligase codes for the protein MQGKVKKIHMVGIGGSGMSGIAEVLLNLGYEVSGSDLSESVQVARLRGLGAKIYIGHDQNNLRQAQVVVKSTAIKDDNPELVAAREKQIPIIPRAEMLAELMRLKTGIAVAGTHGKTSTTSFLGTIFKEAGLDPTVIIGGRLNSYGSNALPGTGEFFIAEADESDGSFLCLFPIMTIVTNVDADHLDYYQDLEEIKGAFVQFMNSIPFYGVNVVCGDDPGVDSLLPHVKRPVLTYGFGSKNNLRAEIINCSRGSEFDVFMFDNYWGRVRLNQPGRHNILNALAAIGIAIEAGIDKEKIIKGLELFGGVGRRFEQKGELDGVLVVDDYGHHPTEIRVTLETARKCYPEKRLVVLFQPHRFTRTKVLFGDFCRVFSEVDLLLLTEIYPASEDPIPGVNGLSLAQGIKQVSGTPVIFFEDLDAVAKALPEILKPNDLFLTLGAGSVWRVGEEFLKGSGETEK
- the murG gene encoding undecaprenyldiphospho-muramoylpentapeptide beta-N-acetylglucosaminyltransferase; amino-acid sequence: MLKRVVITTGGTGGHIFPALAVAEKIREQNPDCKICFLGGESGPEAALARKAGLEFKGLPARGVLGRGIRSLATVFWLSQSLIKSFLFLRSFKPEVVIGFGGYAGFVPVLVARWMGLPTAVHEQNSLPGVTNRILGKRVDRVFLTFPDEHGFFPEDKVILSGNPIRGEIVSLAAKETLSHAMGKRLLVLGGSQGARAINQAVTDCLSQLKAQGIEIWHQTGKRDFEEVNKVYARKYPQAKVEPFIEDMAKAYAYADLVLCRSGATTLAELCAAAKPAILVPFPYATHNHQLTNAKVLERAGAAMVLVQSYLEEINLAQVIEDLLCAPDKLEKMARAARSLARPNAAEIIVEELCRLVG
- the ftsW gene encoding putative lipid II flippase FtsW — encoded protein: MRGARIKRSSGTGIDLWLLGAVLALSGLGLVVLFSASSIMAEKFFDDKFYFIKKQVVFTLAGLIVLACTIKIPRIFFYKLKYLWLILVFGLLCLTVFSPLGYGAGGARRWLKFGPLTIQALELAKVALVFYLAYFFSHKQELVKTFSVGFLPPTIITASLCALLMLQPDFGGAAYLALILFFMSLIGGTRLVYLVSSAFLAVATGFVLIVQSPYRFRRWFAFLDPFKDAQDSGYQLVQSLYGFGSGGMWGLGLGEGRQKLLFLPEAHNDFILAVLGEELGFVGFSLVFILVGVIIWRVIRISCDQQEMEDRFAAFGLGLILILGALLNIAVVLGTVPPKGVPMPFVSYGGSNLLVSFFCAGFLLNLSKRQKARG
- the murD gene encoding UDP-N-acetylmuramoyl-L-alanine--D-glutamate ligase, translated to MKELIHPGQLRGHQAVVVGAGRSGLAAARLLTRLGAEVRLLEKDESRFSKELKQLAEENGWALRFGEHKPEDFKGANLIILSPGVQKRNIQAHIPAGAQVYSELELASWFVSEPIIAVTGTNGKTTTTLLITHVLEKTGKVVFTGGNIGTPLSEYLLEGRRAEILVLEASSFQLENCSGFHPRVAIFLNFSPNHLDYHQDIQEYFEAKLKLFARQNEQDLAILPLSLKGELEKRSFTRARRVYFVPQDRFSCPRLRGEHNQENLEAAFLACKYFGVTESEFEKNIQDFVPPAHRQEIFFQHKGITFVDDSKATTVDAVKSALKTFPRPIRLVAGGVFKGGNLKVIRPVVQEKVCKVYLFGASKEIFIQAFGDLVEMEWFPTLEEAVRKIVVDAEPGDTVLLSPGTASFDLFPDYKARGMQFQRLVLDCVRDKGNG